GCCGCACCAGGCGCTTGCGCGGCAGGAAGAAGACCACGTGGTCGTTGCTCTCGAGCACGGTGTGGCTGCGCGGGATGATGATCTCGGGCTCGGCCGCAGGCGGGGCGCGCGGGGCCTCGTCGTCGGCGGGCGGCAGAGCCTCGGGGTCGGGCAGGCCGCGCACGATCAGGCCGATGTGCACCTCGGGCGGCAGCGACAGGTCCTGCACGCGCCGCCCGACCACGCGCGAGGTCTTGCGGTCGCCGCGCACCACCACCTCCAGCGCCTCGGCCACGCCGCGGCGCAGGCTGTGCACTGCCTGCACGTCGCCGCGGCGCACGTAGGTGAGCAACTCGCCCAGGATGGTCTGCGTGGGCGAGAGCGCGATGTCGATCTGCGTGCCGTGCATCAGGTCGGCGTAGGTGTCGCGGTTGATCAGCGCCAGCACGCGGCGCGCGCCCATGCGCTTGGCCAGCAGGCTGGCCATGATGTTGTTCTCGTCGTCGTCGGACAGCGAGAGGAAGAGGTCGGTCTCCTGCACGCCCTCCTCCTCCAGCAGCGACTCATCCGAGGCTTCGCCGTGCAGCACCAGCACGCCCTCGGGCACGCGCGCGGCCAGCTGCTCGCAGCGCTCGGCGTCCTCTTCGATGATCTTGATGTGAAAGCGCCCCTGCTGGCTCGCCAGCTCCTGCGCCAGGCGCTCGCCCACGCTGGAGGCGCCGGCCACCATCAGGCGGCGCACAGGCTGGGCCGGCTGGTCCTGGCGCCGGTGCAGCGCGGCCAGCACCCGCGCGATGCGCTGGCGCCCGGCGAGCACGAAGACCTCGTCGCCGGGCTCGATCAAGGTGTCGCCACCGCAGGGCACGAAACGGTCGGGCCCTTCGGTAAAGCGCCGGTAGATGGCAACGATGCGCATGGCCACCTCGGGCATCTGCTCGCGCAGCGTCTTGATCTGCACGCCCACGGCGGGCGCACCCATGCGCGCGCGCGCCGACACCAGGCAGGCGCGCCCGCCGGCGAATTCGCGCACCTGCAGCGCCTCGGGGTATTGCACCAGCAGGCCGATGTAGCGCGTGAGCAGGTCTTCGGGGCAGAGGATATGGTCCACCGCGAAGCCCTCCTTGGACAGCAGCGCGCTGCCGTCCTCGTAGGCGTGGGCGCGCACCCGGGCGATGCGCGTGGGGATGTTGAACAGCATCCAGGCGAGCTTGCAGCACACCAGGTTGACCTCGTCCTGCGCCGCGCAGGCGATGAGCAGGTCGGTGTCGCGCGCGCCGGCTTCGGCCAGCACCAGCGGGTCGGTGCCGCTGCCCACCACCCCGCGCAAGTCCAGGCGCTGCTGCAGCTCGCGCAGGCCGTCGGCGTCGTGGTCCACCACGGTGATGTCGTTCTTCTCCGACACCAGACTTTCGGCCACGCCCGCGCCCACACGGCCGGCCCCGACGATGAGGATCTTCATGCCCGGCGGCGCTAGCTGCGCACCTCGCCCTCGCCCAGCACCACCCACTTGAGCGAGGTCAGGCCCGCGATGCCCACCGGCCCGCGCGCGTGGAACTTGTCGGTGCTGATGCCGATTTCCGCGCCCAGGCCGTACTCGAAACCATCGGCAAAGCGCGTGCTGGTGTTGACCATGCAGCTGGCCGAATCGACCTCGCGCACGAAGCGCCGGGCGTGGCGCTGGTCGGTGGTGAGGATGGCGTCGGTGTGGTGGCTGCCGTAACGGTTGATCCAGGCGATCGCTTCATCGAGCCCCGCGACGACCTTCACGCTGATGATGGGCGCAAGGTACTCCTCGGACCAGTCCGACTCCTGGGCGGGCTGCAGAAATTCTTCTACATTGATAGCTGCAAGCGCTTGTCCTGCAAGCGTTTTCGGCAGTTTTTCCTTCAATATCTGCAAGGCCTCGGCATCGCAGCGCATCTGCACGCCCCTGGTCGCGAACACCGCGGCCATGCGCGGCAGAAAGTCCTGCGCCACACCGCGCGCAACGAGCAGGCTCTCGGTGGCGTTGCAGGGGCTGAATTTCTGCGTCTTGGCGTTGTCCACCACCTTCACTGCCAGGTCCAGGTCGCAGGGCTCGTCCACATAGCTGTGGCAATTGCCGTCCAGGTGCTTGATGACGGGCACCCGCGCTTCGGCGCTGATGCGCTCTATCAGCCCCTTGCCGCCGCGCGGTATCACCAGATCCACGTACTGCGCCATGGCGATGAGGCGGCCGACGGCCGCGCGGTCGGTGGTCTGCACCAGTTGCACGCCGTGTCCGGGCAGGCCGGCTTCCTGCAGGGCACGCACCACCAGCTCGGCCAGCGCGCGGTTGGAGTGGATGGCCTCCGAGCCGCCGCGCAGG
This portion of the Comamonas flocculans genome encodes:
- the trkA gene encoding Trk system potassium transporter TrkA; this translates as MKILIVGAGRVGAGVAESLVSEKNDITVVDHDADGLRELQQRLDLRGVVGSGTDPLVLAEAGARDTDLLIACAAQDEVNLVCCKLAWMLFNIPTRIARVRAHAYEDGSALLSKEGFAVDHILCPEDLLTRYIGLLVQYPEALQVREFAGGRACLVSARARMGAPAVGVQIKTLREQMPEVAMRIVAIYRRFTEGPDRFVPCGGDTLIEPGDEVFVLAGRQRIARVLAALHRRQDQPAQPVRRLMVAGASSVGERLAQELASQQGRFHIKIIEEDAERCEQLAARVPEGVLVLHGEASDESLLEEEGVQETDLFLSLSDDDENNIMASLLAKRMGARRVLALINRDTYADLMHGTQIDIALSPTQTILGELLTYVRRGDVQAVHSLRRGVAEALEVVVRGDRKTSRVVGRRVQDLSLPPEVHIGLIVRGLPDPEALPPADDEAPRAPPAAEPEIIIPRSHTVLESNDHVVFFLPRKRLVRQVEELFRVRATFF
- a CDS encoding glutamate-5-semialdehyde dehydrogenase; its protein translation is MNALNIAEYTETLGLQAKAAAALMASASAAIKNKALRTLARLLRESGEPLARANAQDLAAAEAAGLAAPLLDRLRLTPKVIETCALGCEQLAAMPDIIGEIIGMTQQESGIRVGQMRVPIGVFCMVYESRPNVTIEAASLSIKSGNAAILRGGSEAIHSNRALAELVVRALQEAGLPGHGVQLVQTTDRAAVGRLIAMAQYVDLVIPRGGKGLIERISAEARVPVIKHLDGNCHSYVDEPCDLDLAVKVVDNAKTQKFSPCNATESLLVARGVAQDFLPRMAAVFATRGVQMRCDAEALQILKEKLPKTLAGQALAAINVEEFLQPAQESDWSEEYLAPIISVKVVAGLDEAIAWINRYGSHHTDAILTTDQRHARRFVREVDSASCMVNTSTRFADGFEYGLGAEIGISTDKFHARGPVGIAGLTSLKWVVLGEGEVRS